TGTAGTGGATGGACTCGCCGTCCTCGTCGATATGGAAACCGACCTCCACGACGTTGGTGTCCAGGGCGTATTCCCACAGGCCCTCGCGCAGCAGACGCTCGAAATAGGCCTTGTGCTTGGGGCCCAGCTGGACTTGGCGCGAATGATCGATGTCCAGCAGCAGCTTGGCGAGATAGAGCTTGCGCTGCGCCTCGTAGCGGGTGCGCGGATCCTCCGGCGAGAAGAGGAAGGACATCAGCGTTCGCATGTCGTTGCAGGCAGATATGTTGGCGTCTGGACGCGCGTGCTCCCGCGACGATGCGGGCAGCAGGGACACGAGGTCCCGCACGTAGGTTTCGGCTTCGGTCAGGTAGCGGATCAGCTCCGTCGGCCCGCGGCTGCCGCCACCGTCGCGCAACGGAGGATTGAGCATGCGTTTGATCTCGGCCCGGTAGGCGTCGTCGTCGTCGCGGATGCGGATGTACATCTGCCGGAAGAAGCGCCCGATGCGCGAGGAACGCCGCACGAACCGCGGGTCGAGCAGGGGGTGGGCGCTGTAGTCCACGTCCCAGGGATCGCCGGACGCGTTCCTGGTCTCCAGACTCGAGGCGTCTACCCAGCGTTGATGCATCGCTCGACTTTCAGATCATGTCCAGGACCCTGGCGAGGTCCTCCCGCAGGTCCTCGACGTCCTCGCAGCCGACGGCCAAGCGGACCAGATCATCCGTGATATCGGCTTCTTCGCGTTCGTGCTGAGGAATTCCGGCGTGCGTCATCGACGCGGGATGCTCGATCAGGCTCTCGATGCCGCCGAGGCTCACCGCGAGGGTGGGGATCTGGACGTTGTCTATCACCGTGCGTCCCACCTCCAACCCGCCCTTTACCCCGAAGGAGATCACGGCCCCGGGGCCGGACATCTGCCGCAGTCCCAGTTCGTACTGGGGATGGCTCTCGAGACCGGGATACCGAACCCAGGTGACCTTGGGATGGGACTCGAGGTAGCGGGCCAGATCCATGGCGTTGGCCTGCGCCTTCTCCATGCGCAGCGCCAGGGTGCGCACGCCGCGCAGCACGAGCCAGGCCTGGTGGGGATCCATGGTCCCGCCCAGGTTGCGGTGCACCTTGCGCAGCCGCGTGAAGACGTCCGGATTCTTGGCGACGACCATGCCGGCCACCACGTCTGTATGGCCGTTGATGAACTTCGTCATGCTGTGCACGATGATGTCGGCGCCGAGGTCGAAGGGTTGTTGCAGGATCGGGGAGGAGAAGGTGTTGTCCACCGCCAGCAGGGCCCCGTGCGCATGAGCGATGGCAGCGCAGGCGGCGATGTCCGTCATCTTCAGCGTGGGGTTGGCGGGCGTCTCGATATAGACCAGCTTCGTTTCCGGCCGCATGGCGTTCTCGACGTTCTCGATGATCGACGAGTCGACGAAGGTAGCGTCGATCCCGAAGCGGGAATATTCCGTCTCCAGCACCGTGCGGGACGGGCCGTAGAGCGCCTCGGTGCAGACAACGTGATCGCCCTGGCCCAGCAGCGTGAAGTACACCGTGTTCACGGCGGCCATGCCCGTGGCGGCTCCCAGGGCGCCGCAGCCGCCTTCGAGGGTGGCGATGCATTCCTCGAGGTGCGCCGTCGTGGGGTTGCCGAGGCGCGTGTAGATGTAGCCGTCGTCGGTGCCGGCGAAGCGGGCCGCGCCTTCGGCGGCTTCGCGGAAACGGAAGGTGGACGACTGGTAGATGGGCACGGATATGGCTCCCGTCGCGGGATCCGGGTGCTGACCGGCGTGAACCACCTTGGTATGCATGCGCATGTTCTTTGCGTCCATCATCTCTGCTTCCTTTCCGATTCAATGCGGCGGGGCGCTCTTCCTGGCGGCGTCCGCGTGGGGGCTGCCGGCGATCCGCGACGGGGGATCCGGCTTGTTCGCCCCCGCTACCGCTCATATAATAGACTCCCCGTCGCGAGTTGTAAAAGGCCCCCGTATTGCTGGAGGTTCCCATGAGCCGGATGACGTTCCCGTTCGCCAGGATCCTGTTCGCGCTGTCGCTGGCCGCGCCGGCTTGCTGTCCCGCGGCGCTGGCCGATCCGCCCGCCGGCGATCTCTGGCCCTACCTGCCCGCCGGCGACATCGGCGCCGTTTCCTGGCGCGCCGCGCATCCCGCTTGGGATGGCCGCGGCGTGGTCGTGGCGATCCTCGACACCGGCGTCGACGAGTTCGCTCCGGGGCTGCAGACCACCGCGACGGGCGCCCACAAGATCCTGGACGTGCGCGACTTCACGCCCGAGGGGGAATGGGAGGTCGTGGAGGCCGAATTCGAGCAGGGCGTCTTCTCGCATCCGGACGGACATCGGCTGGAGGGAGCCGATGGCCTGCCCGTGGCGCCGGTCGCCGGCGACGACCTGTATCCGGTCTACATGGGCCTGATCTCCGAGAAGCAGTTCATCAACAACCAAGACGTGCCCGATGTCAACGACGACGGCGACGCCGCCGACGTCTTCGGCTTCCTGGTCTACACGGCGGAGCAAGGGGACGCCGTGACCGCGCTGGGAGCCGGCAGGGGCCTGGACCTGCTGGCCGGTCTCAACGAGACCGCGGCGGGCGCGGTGGCGCGCGAACGCGCCGCCCGGCGCGTCTGGCTGGTGGTCGTGGACACCGACGGCGACGGCCATCTGGAAGACGAGCGGCCCCTGCGCGACTACCACGTGGACTGGGACGTCTTCGGCCTGAGCAGCCCCCAGGACGAGGAAAGCCGCTCGATGATGGCCTGGTCCGTCAACGTGCGCGACGCCGAGGACTGGCTCGGCCGCTTCGTCGCGCCCACGGTCGAGTTCCACCACGACTCCGGCGCCCACGGTTCCCACTGCGCAGGCATCGCCGCGGGGCACGAGGTCGGCGGACAGCCCGGCCTGCACGGCGTGGCGTCGGGCGCCTGGCTGATCTCCTGCAAGCTCGGCGACAATCGTCTCAGCGGCGGCGCCACGCGCACCGAGTCCATGAAGAAGGCCTTCGAGCACGCCCTGGGCTTCGGCGAGCGCTACGGGCTGCCCGTGGTGGTGAACATGAGCTTCGGCATCAATTCCGTCGAGGAGGACGAGGATGCGATCGGCGGCTGGCTGGACGAGCTGCTGGCCGAGCATCCCGGCTTCTACGTATGCACCAGCAACGGCAACGAGGGCCCCGGGCTGTCCACCAGCGGCATTCCGGCCACCAGCCGCAGCGTGATCGCCTCGGGCGCCTACCTCTCGCGCGAAACGGCCCGTGAGCTCTACCAGGCCGAACTGCCGGTCAACACCCTGTTCGCCTTCTCCAGCCGGGGCGGCGAGGCGCCCAAGCCCGACGTCGTCGCGCCCGGATCGGCGCTCTCCACCGTGCCCGGCTTCGAGGACGGCAGCGCCCGCTACAACGGGACCTCGATGGCCTCGCCCCAGACCGCCGGCGCCGTCGCCTGTCTG
The window above is part of the bacterium genome. Proteins encoded here:
- a CDS encoding PLP-dependent aspartate aminotransferase family protein translates to MDAKNMRMHTKVVHAGQHPDPATGAISVPIYQSSTFRFREAAEGAARFAGTDDGYIYTRLGNPTTAHLEECIATLEGGCGALGAATGMAAVNTVYFTLLGQGDHVVCTEALYGPSRTVLETEYSRFGIDATFVDSSIIENVENAMRPETKLVYIETPANPTLKMTDIAACAAIAHAHGALLAVDNTFSSPILQQPFDLGADIIVHSMTKFINGHTDVVAGMVVAKNPDVFTRLRKVHRNLGGTMDPHQAWLVLRGVRTLALRMEKAQANAMDLARYLESHPKVTWVRYPGLESHPQYELGLRQMSGPGAVISFGVKGGLEVGRTVIDNVQIPTLAVSLGGIESLIEHPASMTHAGIPQHEREEADITDDLVRLAVGCEDVEDLREDLARVLDMI
- a CDS encoding S8 family serine peptidase, producing the protein MSRMTFPFARILFALSLAAPACCPAALADPPAGDLWPYLPAGDIGAVSWRAAHPAWDGRGVVVAILDTGVDEFAPGLQTTATGAHKILDVRDFTPEGEWEVVEAEFEQGVFSHPDGHRLEGADGLPVAPVAGDDLYPVYMGLISEKQFINNQDVPDVNDDGDAADVFGFLVYTAEQGDAVTALGAGRGLDLLAGLNETAAGAVARERAARRVWLVVVDTDGDGHLEDERPLRDYHVDWDVFGLSSPQDEESRSMMAWSVNVRDAEDWLGRFVAPTVEFHHDSGAHGSHCAGIAAGHEVGGQPGLHGVASGAWLISCKLGDNRLSGGATRTESMKKAFEHALGFGERYGLPVVVNMSFGINSVEEDEDAIGGWLDELLAEHPGFYVCTSNGNEGPGLSTSGIPATSRSVIASGAYLSRETARELYQAELPVNTLFAFSSRGGEAPKPDVVAPGSALSTVPGFEDGSARYNGTSMASPQTAGAVACLLSAALQEDLTVHWGMVKRALIAGAVRVPGLDLFDQGGGLVDIPGSWRVLREQARSASAHRVLDYAIETACPFQADGLAPAAYWRTPGGFPAAPQRVTFRVRPVFHPDLTPDERDVFFRSFSFKSEAPWLKVLPSQRYIRGDMAMEIDVTYDAARLAAPGVYSARVIAALDGGDLSGLPAREFSLWNTVVVGEAADPAAGARLVFSGGN